One segment of Dehalococcoidia bacterium DNA contains the following:
- a CDS encoding glycosyl hydrolase has translation MGVWTKLAAGGLAVLFSLAVVRPAAPGARAATRQAAPTDLIGVLANGDPSALPRLGATWFLTDGAGVGEVAGMTRASIIRLNPPQPVDEVMAAVASRPGGAWLVGNEPNVPTTNSSDALSPSDYAVALHDWEARIHTADPTAIIVGPNVLNWSQTCNGCPGYTLGLDWTTEFYNDYVNMYGVRPPIDKWAVHTYELDWVNLPTLSTDWHKQQLRDFRAWLDAIPDEAGRPIWDTEVGFHWAFPGDELVGNKLVPTGPYDTAGVQAWMSDMLSFFTNEGVQLGVERSFFYAQWGALEGFSDSYGGLAFFDGPQIDASLTPSGQQLQAFFQGAGQ, from the coding sequence ATGGGTGTATGGACGAAGCTCGCGGCAGGCGGTCTGGCGGTGTTGTTCAGTCTGGCGGTCGTGCGGCCCGCGGCGCCCGGCGCCCGCGCCGCGACCCGCCAGGCGGCGCCCACCGACCTGATCGGCGTGCTCGCCAACGGCGATCCGTCGGCGCTGCCGCGGCTCGGCGCGACCTGGTTTCTGACCGACGGCGCCGGCGTCGGCGAAGTGGCGGGCATGACCCGGGCCTCGATTATCCGCCTCAATCCGCCGCAGCCGGTCGACGAAGTCATGGCGGCCGTCGCCTCACGGCCCGGCGGCGCCTGGCTGGTCGGCAACGAGCCGAACGTGCCCACCACCAACTCTTCCGACGCGCTCAGCCCCTCGGACTACGCCGTCGCCCTGCACGACTGGGAGGCGCGCATCCACACCGCCGACCCGACGGCGATCATCGTCGGCCCCAACGTGCTCAACTGGTCGCAGACCTGCAACGGCTGCCCCGGCTACACGCTCGGCCTGGACTGGACCACGGAGTTCTACAACGACTACGTGAACATGTACGGCGTGCGGCCGCCGATCGATAAGTGGGCCGTGCACACCTATGAGCTCGATTGGGTGAACCTGCCCACGCTCTCCACGGACTGGCACAAGCAGCAACTTCGCGACTTCCGCGCCTGGCTGGATGCCATTCCCGACGAGGCCGGCCGCCCGATCTGGGACACCGAGGTCGGCTTCCACTGGGCCTTCCCCGGCGACGAGCTGGTCGGCAACAAGCTGGTGCCGACCGGGCCGTACGACACGGCCGGCGTGCAGGCCTGGATGTCGGACATGCTCAGCTTCTTTACGAACGAGGGCGTGCAGCTCGGCGTCGAGCGCTCCTTCTTTTACGCGCAGTGGGGGGCGCTGGAAGGCTTCTCCGACA